CTTCATTTTCTTCCCCCTCCATACCAAACAACCCTTTCCATGAAACTATACACGACCTTccacttttcttatttttattattctcttTGCTCCTTTTTATACACCATGAGGATGTGGAGGTTTTTTTCTCATGGAAGTTTTGTAAAACTTGTTTTCTATCGAGCTGAATAACCGGGAATTGGCAGGGCACATCAGGTGTTTCTTATGAGATTTTGGAAAACAATTTTCATTTCTTGGTGTTTCTGCTGTCTCATAAGGCTAAATGATGCTTGCAGCTGCAATGGATTTCAAAGCTGTTGTGCTAATTTGGTTTTTGCTTTGGATGGTTCAGTTTTTTCTTATCAACCCACTTTTTTGCTGAAATACACATAtaagttttcttatttttatttcgcTCTCCAGTTTTAGACAAAATGGCAATCAAACAAGTCCTCTCTTGAGCTGAGAAACTGTTGCTTGGCATGGCACATCAGGTGGGGGTCTGAGATTTTGTGGGGAAGTGCTTCTGAAAGCATGATCCCTGAGTCCAGATTCCTCAGTCAGATAGAAAGTTCGAGTCGGCCAATTGATAAATCTCTTGCTCATTGCACAGTTGATGTTAGCTGGAAATCCAGAAGCTCTGCGCAACCCCTTTCATCTAATGTTTTACGTACAGAGGATGATTCGTGGATAACAAATCCAGCTTCAGCTAGCTCCAGCTTTAAATGATAAATCAGACTGCCTGTTAGGTTGAAGGATGAGTCTGCAGCAATTGTAGCGGGCAGAACAACAGAGGATGCCTCCTCTACGGAGTCTCTTGAACTTGATGACAGTTCAAGTGTGATGAATGAGAGAAGGAAAACCATTTATGCAGAGCTGTTCTTTGCACAAAAGCCTGGTACATGATGGACAATCTTTTGATTTGCTTAGAGTTAGACTGTTCGCCTAATCTGAAAAGGTGATTGGTTTACATTACTTTTCTATTTTCTAAACGTAATAAGAAGTTCCTATAATCGTTCAGACCAAAAAGGATAACTTAACAAAAATGTATGTATTAGATAAAAACGGACGAACAAGGTGATTTTTGATGATGTTGAAAGTTGATATATGTATCTGTGGTTCTAACTCTTTTGGAAGTTTGCAAGCTTAGATGCTATTTGCTATAGCAAAATCTAGCAACTAGAAGGCTTTTCATTAGGAGCTTAAAAGGATTTAATTTCTTTCTAGAAAAAGAAGCATCGATTCTGTTACCATCCTTagtttattgataaatattagTGCTTTGTAGTGAAGCATGTTGaggttcaaaaaataatattgttccTTCTCTGTTTACTCCGTATTTAAATTACTATATTGCATTCATAATCATTGTATTTAAATCATTGTAATGCATTCATGATCATTAATCATTATGTTCTATCCCTAGCATAATCCATTTATTATGTTATCGTTTAAGTTGCTTAACATAGCATAGtatttaatttctatatatacttgcgtttaaaatgattttagtaCTCAGGTATACTAAGAAACATTTAATTTGTTCTGATGTTGGCTATTTTACTagttaagttaaataaataaagcaatattaatatttcaaaagtttaaAATGAGATTATGGTCATTAGAGGAGGGAGATAATAGTGTACAGTTCGATTATGAATTCGAAATACAGGAAGTTACTATTGTATATAAGTAGTGTCTGATTTCTATATTTTGCATGTGAACCGAAGCTTCAAACGGGAAAATACATTGTGTAGTACTTGAAAGCTTCCAACAATTTTTGATTGTGAATGTACTAAACTATATTTTGCTTAGACTACCGGTAAAGTgatatattacaatttttttgtctcttttctttataagaaaaatattaatttatgttgTTTGGTATCTGGCCTAATTCTGATGAATATAGTTATTTAGTCAAGAAGTAGCCCAGATCACTACGGCTATTAgataatacttttttttgtcTAATAGTATTAGTACAGAATATATGCTTTAcacattttaaaagaaattataaactaaagaataattttattatatcaacattttaatagataataactataattaatgataagaataaattagggataaattttaaatcatttattaatttaataaagtcaACAAGTATGATTAGacattcaaaataatatagtggatatatattattaaaataaggaagtaaaaaaataaaataactgtgtcatgttttgataaaataaaaatgtagataGGTAATTTGGAAATTActcaaaatacaaatacaaaaggaattaaagaaaaaaagaaaggggaaaaaaaaCTAGAGGGTTTAGAAGGGTTTAAGCAAATGTAGGATAGATACGATGTCGCATAAGCGTGTCTTATCTATAGACGAGAGAAGAAAATCAAGATTTAAGAATCAGCCATTGTTGAGTTCTTTGAGCAAGCTTAGTGAAGAATAATGAGCCGTCTCCACTGCTTGGAGACATCGATCTTCGCCACGGCaaatctctttctttttcacacaCCCTTTTCACCATCTGCAGTTTTACCCTTAACTTCTACCAAACCTGCGAGCCTTCTTTTTGAGAATTTCAAGAAATCAGCATCAAGAACACCAACTAGAACAAGTGCCAACAACCCCACAACTAGTAACTACTTTGTCGTCTTTTATTGTATTGCTATCTtctttttcatcaattttcttgattgataaatattttgtatgGTTCTTGTTTAGAGGTGTTGGCTAGTGGTGTATCTACTGCGGCAGTAGATGGAGAAGCTGATGTTGAAGTTGCTGAGGGGTATACAATTACTCAGTTTTGTGATAAAATGATTGATTTGTTCCTAAATGAAAAACCCAAGTCAAAAGATTGGAGAAAATACTTGGTTTTTCGAGAAGAGTGGAAGAAGTACGGGGATAGATTTTACAGTAGGTGTCGAACTCGAGCTGACACAGAAGATGATTCTCAAATGAAGGAAAAGTTAATTAGCTTGGCTAGAAAAGTTAGGAAGGTATAGTGAATTTCTTTTAATGCATATTTTGGTTTAAGGTTGAAAATGAGAAGTCTGTTTTACTTTGACAAGGCTTTACTTTTAGATATTCCCAAATTGCTCTTGATCAGGAATGAGGTCATTGCAGATTGATGATGAAATGGAAAGGCATACTGAACTTCTCAAAGAGATACAAGATAACCCCAGGGATTTGAATGCAATTGTTACAAAGAGGCGCAAGGACTTCAATGGTGAATTCTTTCGGCATCTGTCTTTGCTTTCAGAAACTTATAACAGCTTGGAGGACCGAGATGGTAAAGTGGCTTTGCTCATGGTGTTATTGTTCTTTTAGGTTTGATGGTTCTAGTTAtgggttgttgttgttgtgagagGAAGAGAACCAAAACTGTTCTGCAGCATGTTTTagtttcaacttttcttctGGGAAATAAAACAAACTATGGCATACGAGTTCAAACTAAACTAGCTGGGGTTGCAAAGGATTATTGTTATAAGCTTCTGCGTTATTAAAAGACCATTGCAAGGCTGCTTAAGCCCTGAGTCTCAGTGCAAGTCGATTGGTCATTTTGTCTCGCCTATGTGGTGCTTTGGTGCAAGCATTAAGTCATTAAGGTGTGTGCCTCAGTGCCAATGGGCTTTGTTCTAAAGAAGGAAACCTTAAAGATAAATATAGCTAGATATATGATATATCAATTGTTAAGGGAACATTATGGATGAATATGCCATTGCACGGAGCTGAGGTAGGAAGTTAGAAACTCAGAGTGAGATAGATATTGACCAGCCTAAAGTTTAGAAGCTTAAACTTGTGTCTTTGCATTTGAAATACAagtttaaaattgtttttaaacttAACTGACACCATTCtactatatatatttctttcaattgTAGTTACTTCACTTTCTTGGACTTTCCATTACATATGCTGTTAATTGTTTTCCTCATTTGTGCCTTTCTTCACTAAGGCGTTCACTTTAATTGTGATTTGTGGTTTACGTCCCAAGAGAAACTTCCAGTGTTTCTGGTTTTTAGTCTTTGACAACACTGATCAGCCTCTCACTAGTCCTTTTTTCTTTACTCTTATGCTGAAGCTGTGTTTGTTCTAGGAAGTACTTTATGGGCATgccatttttttatttgataaagaGCATGTCATTTGTTTGACCATATCACTGATGAAAGTTTGGAATGAGAACCATCGATCTCTGTGATTGAAAAATTGTGATGTTTCAGTAGGGCTTTTTGTTGCTTATAGTAACTAGTCCCTGACTGACGATAGCTGTTCTACAAAAGATTATCTTGTCTAAGATAGTCTTAATTTCACCAGTATCCATTAAATGCTTCCTTATTCATAATCAAGATTAGATATATCAAAGCTGAACCCTGTAAACTAAAGTCAATCAGAATTTTTAGGATAGTAACTCCATGGCTCCCTTTAACTAATTTATGCAACATAAAAGGCATGAGcctttctttttgtcttttcatcTTTCAATAATGAAGTGTGATTTGTGTACTACTTTCTTATCCAAATAATCCAACTATTGGGTTCAATCATGAATCAGATTTACACGACGTTTTAAATGACCTTTGATGCATATCTCAATGGATGGAGAAATGaataatttgaaaagaaaactgGAAAGCAACTAGAAATTGAGTGCTGATGTCATCTTGCCATTCTCTGTGTTTTTTTGATTGAGCAGCATTTGCCAGACTTGGGACTAGATGCTTGTCTGCAGTCAGTGCTTATGACAACACACTGGAGATTGTGGGAACATTAGATACTGCCCAGGCCAAATTCGATGACATCTTGAACTCTCCGTCAGTGGATGCAGCATGTGACAAGATTAAAAGCCTTGCCAAGAGTAAAGAACTTGACTCTTCTTTGGTGCTGCTGATAAATGGTGCTTGGGCTTCAGCAAAAGAATCCTCTACAATGAGAAATGAGGTACGGACATTTGTGGTCCATTTGATTCACAAAGACACGAGCACAAAGATTTTTCCGTTGATCTATTTCTTGAAGAGAAATGCTGATTTTCATCATATATGGATCTTAACTGATTTATCATCCTAACCATATTATGGTATGATTATATTCGTTTTAAACACTTGGAGattcttgaattgctttttCTGTCATTGTGATGTTAAATAAGTAGCTTCAGATCATGGTCTTTGATATTGGAACATATGAATTGGTGGATTTGTCCTTGTGGACTATAGGGGtgttaatttttgttataaaagCATAGCATATTCAAACTTAAGTTGGGTGGGTTGGTTATAGGTCAGTTAGGTCATGTAACGTTTATTGACTCAATCTTTTTTAACTCATCCAAGCCTGACAACTCATGATATTGTGATGATCCCAAACTTAAGTTGGACTATGACTAATTTCTAAACCCGTTTTCATCCGAGCGAACATTGGGTCCTGAGGATGGATGTACAGTTGCTTATATTCTTATATGTTGAATAGTAATACTCAATTCTGTTTTTGATTTATGACACTTTCCATGTGCTATATTCCAAAACATTTGACACCACTATGATGTACGCGTCAAAATTCTATGCCAGTGACGTAGCATACTTCGTTGGGGAAGGTTTATGAGCACTTGTAGCTCATAtgcaagaaaaaaatttagcaGTAACATTGGAGGCGAAGAGTGTTACTATATTGTTAAGAAAGTTTAGAACTTCATTCCTGAAGCTACTCATAATTGAAGGCCattatatttttctcaattttcttaaatCCGTGTCctgatctttttcttcttacaatTTTATTTGAAGGGGGCGGAAGGGAGGACTCGAATATAATTGTAAAACTGGAAGTTTCTTATTTGTAATGAAACGAAGACACTgaactcaacaacaacatacccaatgtaaCCTCACAAAGTGGGTCTAGAGAGGGTAGAGTGTATGCTGACTTTACCTGGAAATGAAACAAAGAGAGTCGGATGAAATTATGTTGTAATTAACTTCTGTTCACCACGTTTGCACAAATAGTTTGCAGAGTCCTCTTATCGTATTATCCTGGAAATGTTAGCAGTAGCTTTATTCTAGATGTTCTTCTGTTttcctcattttcttttaactaTATATGCCAATGTGACTTCagtagtttaaatttaaatcatatCTGTCCCAAATGTTGATTACGTTCTATCTTGTGCTCGAATTTCTCTCTCTGATGGAATCTTGTATTTAGTTGAAGTGCCAGATAGTTTATTGAGCTGATGCTGGCATATGGGTGTAGGTAAAGGAGATAATGCATCGTCTATAC
This window of the Solanum pennellii chromosome 2, SPENNV200 genome carries:
- the LOC107011784 gene encoding uncharacterized protein At4g37920; translation: MSRLHCLETSIFATANLFLFHTPFSPSAVLPLTSTKPASLLFENFKKSASRTPTRTSANNPTTKVLASGVSTAAVDGEADVEVAEGYTITQFCDKMIDLFLNEKPKSKDWRKYLVFREEWKKYGDRFYSRCRTRADTEDDSQMKEKLISLARKVRKIDDEMERHTELLKEIQDNPRDLNAIVTKRRKDFNGEFFRHLSLLSETYNSLEDRDAFARLGTRCLSAVSAYDNTLEIVGTLDTAQAKFDDILNSPSVDAACDKIKSLAKSKELDSSLVLLINGAWASAKESSTMRNEVKEIMHRLYKATQSSLRSMAPKEIKLLKYLLNITDPEERFSALATAFSPGHEHDAKDPNAIYTSPKELHKWIKIMLDAYNMNKEETEIREAKQLDQPMVIQRLSILKETVEAEYLEKEANTEKDSQPEETVI